One segment of Erigeron canadensis isolate Cc75 chromosome 2, C_canadensis_v1, whole genome shotgun sequence DNA contains the following:
- the LOC122588746 gene encoding uncharacterized protein LOC122588746 isoform X1, giving the protein MEHYKSRNNDFYHFTNPHDDRSELDDDDDYEHNYDHDNSDDDRSFGFNLHPQYINPIFSEIDIQTYGVVNENDVSVEEVGGFDNQAALVFHLDDRMKSLADKLQHAIDDIGTRVSRLDDEASKIDKCVEDAKNYEEMYHGTTYTKLRRVQSILQEVQDGVLYLRDQHEIAETQLQLAKLRISKMDNNFAAQTNPQQ; this is encoded by the exons atggaACATTACAAGTCTCGAAACAACGATTTTTACCATTTCACTAACCCTCACGATGACCGCAGTGAATTAGACGATGACGATGATTATGAACACAATTACGATCATGATAACTCCGATGATGATCGTAGTTTTGGTTTTAATCTCCATCCGCAGTATATCAATCCTATATTCTCG GAAATTGATATACAGACATATGGCGTGGTGAATGAAAATGATGTATCAGTAGAGGAAGTTGGGGGTTTTGATAATCAGGCGGCTTTGGTGTTTCACTTAGATGATCGAATGAAGAGCCTTGCTGATAAACTTCAACACGCGATTGACGATATCGGCACGCGAGTGTCTCGTCTTGATGACGAAGCTAGTAAGATTGATAAGTGTGTGGAGGATGCGAAGAATTATGAGGAGATGTATCACGGGACGACGTACACGAAGCTGAGACGGGTGCAGAGTATTTTACAAGAG GTGCAAGATGGTGTTCTATATTTGAGAGACCAACATGAAATAGCTGAAACACAACTTCAGCTTGCTAAACTTAGAATTTCAAAGATGGACAACAATTTTGCTGCTCAAACAAACCCGCAGCAGTAG
- the LOC122589917 gene encoding AP-1 complex subunit mu-2-like: MAGAASALFILDIKGYVLISRHYRADVSSIEAQKLFTKLLEKEGDIQSQGPVIIDNGVSYVFIQHKNVYLMTASRHNCNVGSLLVFLHRLASVFKHYFREFEEESLRDNFVVIYELLDEVMDFGYPQYTEAKILSEFIKSDAYRMEITQRPPMAVTNAVSWRNEGIHYKKNQVFLDVVESVNTLVYSNGQVLRSDVVGELKMRTYLSGMPECKLGLNDRLLLEAQGGTRGKTIDLDDIRFHQCVRLARFESDRTISFIPPDGSFDLMTYRHSTQVKPLIWVEAIIEKHARSRVEMLIKARSQFKERSTATNVQIDIPVPSDATKPIVRTTMGSASYAPEHDSLVWRIRSFPGNKEYMLRAEFKLPSVTSEDATPDRKAPIRVKFDIPYFTISGIQVRYLKVIEKSGYQTIPWVRYITMAGEYEIRIT, translated from the exons atggcGGGGGCGGCTTCAGCATTATTCATACTCGATATCAAAGGATATGTTCTCATCTCTCGCCATTATCGTGCCGATGTTTCGTCCATTGAAGCCCAAAAGTTGTTCACCAAACTCCTTGAAAAAGAG GGAGATATACAGTCACAGGGTCCAGTGATCATCGACAATGGAGTCTCGTATGTGTTCATTCAGCACAAGAATGTGTATCTAATGACCGCATCAAGGCATAACTGTAATGTTGGCAGCCTACTTGTTTTTCTCCACCGGTTAGCTAGT GTTTTCAAGCATTACTTTAGGGAGTTTGAAGAGGAATCTCTTCGTGATAACTTTGTTGTAATC TATGAATTACTCGACGAGGTAATGGATTTTGGTTACCCTCAGTATACAGAAGCTAAGATCTTAAGTGAGTTTATAAAATCAGATGCTTATAGGATGGAAATTACTCAACGACCTCCAATGGCTGTCACCAATGCGGTTTCTTGGAGAAATGAAGGGATACACTACAAGAAGAATCAA gtcttccttgatgtGGTCGAATCTGTTAACACACTGGTCTACAGCAATGGGCAGGTACTCCGATCAGATGTTGTTGGGGAATTGAAGATGAGAACATATTTAAG TGGCATGCCTGAGTGTAAGCTTGGGCTTAATGATAGACTTCTGTTGGAGGCTCAAGGTGGAACAAGAGGAAAAACCATTGATTTGGATGACATCAGATTTCATCA GTGTGTACGCCTGGCAAGGTTTGAGAGTGACAGGACTATATCATTTATACCTCCGGATGGATCGTTTGATCTGATGACTTATAGACATAGTACCCAG GTAAAACCTCTTATTTGGGTTGAGGCTATAATTGAAAAGCATGCACGAAGCAGAGTTGAAATGCTTATCAAAGCTCGAAGCCAGTTCAAGGAACGAAG CACTGCAACAAATGTACAAATTGACATACCTGTGCCATCTGATGCTACAAAACCTATTGTCCGGACAACAATGGGATCTGCATCATATGCTCCTGAACATGATTCACTAGTATGGAGGATCAGATCCTTCCCCGGCAACAAG GAGTATATGTTAAGGGCAGAATTTAAACTTCCTAGCGTAACTTCTGAAGATGCAACTCCTGACAGAAAAGCTCCAATTCGTGTGAAGTTTGACATACCTTATTTTACCATTTCTGGAATTCAG GTTCGTTATCTCAAGGTTATTGAAAAAAGCGGATACCAGACGATTCCATGGGTGAGATACATCACAATGGCCGGGGAATATGAAATACGAATAACATGA
- the LOC122588746 gene encoding uncharacterized protein LOC122588746 isoform X3 has protein sequence MEHYKSRNNDFYHFTNPHDDRSELDDDDDYEHNYDHDNSDDDRSFGFNLHPQYINPIFSEIDIQTYGVVNENDVSVEEVGGFDNQAALVFHLDDRMKSLADKLQHAIDDIGTRVSRLDDEASKIDKCVEDAKNYEEMYHGTTYTKLRRVQSILQEALTW, from the exons atggaACATTACAAGTCTCGAAACAACGATTTTTACCATTTCACTAACCCTCACGATGACCGCAGTGAATTAGACGATGACGATGATTATGAACACAATTACGATCATGATAACTCCGATGATGATCGTAGTTTTGGTTTTAATCTCCATCCGCAGTATATCAATCCTATATTCTCG GAAATTGATATACAGACATATGGCGTGGTGAATGAAAATGATGTATCAGTAGAGGAAGTTGGGGGTTTTGATAATCAGGCGGCTTTGGTGTTTCACTTAGATGATCGAATGAAGAGCCTTGCTGATAAACTTCAACACGCGATTGACGATATCGGCACGCGAGTGTCTCGTCTTGATGACGAAGCTAGTAAGATTGATAAGTGTGTGGAGGATGCGAAGAATTATGAGGAGATGTATCACGGGACGACGTACACGAAGCTGAGACGGGTGCAGAGTATTTTACAAGAG GCACTTACTTGGTAG
- the LOC122588746 gene encoding uncharacterized protein LOC122588746 isoform X2, which translates to MEHYKSRNNDFYHFTNPHDDRSELDDDDDYEHNYDHDNSDDDRSFGFNLHPQYINPIFSTYGVVNENDVSVEEVGGFDNQAALVFHLDDRMKSLADKLQHAIDDIGTRVSRLDDEASKIDKCVEDAKNYEEMYHGTTYTKLRRVQSILQEVQDGVLYLRDQHEIAETQLQLAKLRISKMDNNFAAQTNPQQ; encoded by the exons atggaACATTACAAGTCTCGAAACAACGATTTTTACCATTTCACTAACCCTCACGATGACCGCAGTGAATTAGACGATGACGATGATTATGAACACAATTACGATCATGATAACTCCGATGATGATCGTAGTTTTGGTTTTAATCTCCATCCGCAGTATATCAATCCTATATTCTCG ACATATGGCGTGGTGAATGAAAATGATGTATCAGTAGAGGAAGTTGGGGGTTTTGATAATCAGGCGGCTTTGGTGTTTCACTTAGATGATCGAATGAAGAGCCTTGCTGATAAACTTCAACACGCGATTGACGATATCGGCACGCGAGTGTCTCGTCTTGATGACGAAGCTAGTAAGATTGATAAGTGTGTGGAGGATGCGAAGAATTATGAGGAGATGTATCACGGGACGACGTACACGAAGCTGAGACGGGTGCAGAGTATTTTACAAGAG GTGCAAGATGGTGTTCTATATTTGAGAGACCAACATGAAATAGCTGAAACACAACTTCAGCTTGCTAAACTTAGAATTTCAAAGATGGACAACAATTTTGCTGCTCAAACAAACCCGCAGCAGTAG
- the LOC122589916 gene encoding tryptophan aminotransferase-related protein 2-like, whose product MVEVLFSLKNVLVVSLAMNMCLLWQISYFYYYYYDDVDALRITSSSSFWNTSSWRARLHSPPPSSSSATHQNNNNNNNICLNNNNHDDGCHNNNNNKLRKTDENSELPPTATTSFSSTPAPTPDGGESRVINLDHGDPTMYENFWKHKEETTVVTSSWQHISYFSDVTNVCWFLEPQLVSAITRLHNVVGNAVTEGHHIVVGTGSSQLYQAAIYALSSPYVSGPTNVVSAAPFYSSYPLMTDYLKSGLHKWAGDANVFNKEEPYIELVTSPNNPDGFTRQDVVKGDKGILIHDLAYYWPQYTPIVLAADYDIMLFTVSKSTGHAGSRIGWALVKDREIAKKMTAFIEINTIGVSKDSQIRAAKILQTVADTCDHAHQKQSESFFDFSYKLMTERWNKIREAVNKTELFSLPYFPVETCAFSGRTFGQLPAFAWLKCEKVGDCESFLRKHKIHTRGGKHFGASTEYVRISMLSRDSEFELLTQRLPAIIS is encoded by the exons atggtGGAAGTATTGTTTTCGTTGAAGAATGTATTAGTAGTGTCGCTAGCAATGAATATGTGTTTGCTTTGGCAGATAagctatttttattattattactacgaTGATGTTGATGCCCTAAGAATTActtcctcctcctccttttGGAATACTAGCAGCTGGCGGGCGAGGCTTCAttctcctcctccttcttcttcttctgcaactcaccaaaataataataataataataatatctgtcttaataataataatcatgatGATGGTTgtcacaataataataataataagttaagaAAGACAGACGAAAATAGTGAACTACCGCCAACTGCTACGACGTCGTTTAGCTCTACTCCTGCTCCTACTCCAGATGGCGGGGAATCTCGTGTCATCAATCTTGATCA TGGCGACCCAACGATGTATGAGAACTTTTGGAAGCACAAGGAAGAAACGACGGTTGTGACTTCCAGTTGGCAACACATAAGTTACTTTTCAGATGTTACAAATGTTTGCTGGTTTTTGGAGCCACAGCTCGTAAGTGCAATCACGAGGCTACACAATGTGGTTGGCAATGCAGTCACAGAGGGTCACCACATTGTTGTGGGAACGGGCTCTTCACAACTTTATCAGGCTGCAATTTACGCTCTTTCATCGCCCTATGTTTCAGGGCCTACGAATGTGGTTTCTGCTGCTCCATTCTACTCG TCGTACCCATTGATGACTGATTACTTGAAATCAGGGCTACACAAATGGGCAGGTGATGCAAATGTGTTTAATAAAGAAGAGCCCTACATTGAGCTAGTGACTTCTCCTAACAACCCCGATGGATTTACAAGGCAAGATGTAGTCAAAGGAGATAAAGGGATTCTGATTCATGATCTTGCTTACTATTGGCCACAATATACACCGATTGTATTAGCGGCAGACTATGATATAATGCTTTTCACTGTCTCCAAAAGCACTGGCCATGCTGGTAGCCGAATTGG TTGGGCTCTTGTCAAAGATAGAGAGATTGCTAAGAAAATGACAGCATTTATAGAGATTAACACCATTGGTGTATCTAAAGATTCACAGATCCGAGCAGCAAAGATTTTACAAACTGTGGCTGATACTTGTGACCATGCCCACCAGAAACAATCCGAGAGTTTCTTCGACTTTAGCTACAAACTCATGACAGAAAGGTGGAATAAAATTAGAGAAGCCGTGAATAAGACTGAACTTTTCAGTTTGCCATATTTTCCAGTGGAGACATGTGCTTTCAGTGGGCGGACTTTTGGACAGCTACCTG CCTTTGCTTGGTTAAAATGCGAGAAAGTTGGTGATTGTGAAAGCTTCCTCCGAAAACATAAGATACATACCAGAGGTGGAAAGCACTTTGGGGCTAGCACGGAATATGTGAGGATCAGCATGCTGAGTAGAGATAGTGAGTTTGAACTCTTAACTCAGAGGCTGCCTGCAATCATTTCTTGA